The DNA window CAGCCCCACCAGCGGCAGGCTGAGCAGAGCCGCGGTCGCCGGCTCCGGAACCGTGGGATACTGGTGGATGCCAAACAGGTCGTAGGAACCCACCTCCGAGGAGATTACCAGATCAAACGAGAGACTGAAGATGCTTCCTGCGGGCACGCTGCCCAGGAGGGTCAGATGATTCGGGCCCGGCAGAATGCTGGTCCATTCTCCGGTCGGGTTGGTGACATTGAGAAACGCCACATTCAGGACTGGATTCGCATCGATCGGCTCGAACAGGAAGTGGAAATCCGTCCAATCGACGCCGGTATTGTTCCCCACCCGTTCGTCGATGTGCAGAACATCTACCCCGGCCGATGGCGTGCTGTGGATGATGATCGGGATGTCGCCCAGAGAAGTGAACGTCTTCTCGACCGTGGCCGTCCCGGCCTGTTGCCCGGCAAGGACTCCCGTCCCGCCGGTGCTTGGGAAACCGAAATACGGGTTGGCTCCGACGTATTCCACCGAAGCCGCAGCCAGGGCGGAGGATGCCGACAAGC is part of the Phycisphaerae bacterium genome and encodes:
- a CDS encoding PEP-CTERM sorting domain-containing protein (PEP-CTERM proteins occur, often in large numbers, in the proteomes of bacteria that also encode an exosortase, a predicted intramembrane cysteine proteinase. The presence of a PEP-CTERM domain at a protein's C-terminus predicts cleavage within the sorting domain, followed by covalent anchoring to some some component of the (usually Gram-negative) cell surface. Many PEP-CTERM proteins exhibit an unusual sequence composition that includes large numbers of potential glycosylation sites. Expression of one such protein has been shown restore the ability of a bacterium to form floc, a type of biofilm.); the protein is MRKLHSVSMVVLCLFGLSASSALAAASVEYVGANPYFGFPSTGGTGVLAGQQAGTATVEKTFTSLGDIPIIIHSTPSAGVDVLHIDERVGNNTGVDWTDFHFLFEPIDANPVLNVAFLNVTNPTGEWTSILPGPNHLTLLGSVPAGSIFSLSFDLVISSEVGSYDLFGIHQYPTVPEPATAALLSLPLVGLVLRRRRRSSAPLARS